The Actinomadura graeca nucleotide sequence GCCCAACGACTCACAGCAGCCGCCGGGCGCCGCCTCGACGACGCTTCGCCCTATGCCGACGCGCGGCTTCCAGGCGGAGTGCGCCTGCACGCCGTCCTTCCACCGGTCGCGGCGAGCGGTACCTGTCTCTCCCTGCGACTTCCTCGGCGCCGCGCCTTCACCCTCGACGAACTGATCCGGACAGGCACTGTTCCGCCGGAAGGCGCGACCCTGCTCTCAGCCCTCATCGAGACCCGCGCGGCGTTCCTCATCACGGGCGGGACGGGCACCGGCAAGACCACGCTTCTCAGCAGCCTTCTCAGTCTGGCCGATCCGGCCGAACGACTCCTTCTAGTGGAGGACTCCGCTGAACTGAGACCAGACCACCCCCACGTGGTCCGTCTGGAGGCACGTCCGCCGAACGTCGAAGGTGCAGGAGGCGTCACCCTGAACGACCTCGTCCGTCAAGCCCTCCGCATGCGACCCGATCGTTTGGTCGTCGGAGAGGTGCGCGGTCAGGAGGTGGTCGTTCTCCTGCAGGCGCTCAACACGGGCCACGAAGGGGGTTGCGGAACACTCCACGCCAACACCGCCGCAGACGTCCCGGCCCGGCTGGAGGCCCTGGCCTGCGCCGCCGGGCTCAGTCGCGAGGCGGTGCACAGCCAACTCGCCGCCGCTCTGGACATCGTCGTCCACCTCGTCCGCGAACCGGCGGGCGGCCGCCGACGCGTAGCCGAGATCTGCCTCCTCCGCCGCGCCGCCGACGGCTTGGTCGGCGTAGTCCCCGCTGTCACGTTCACCGCAAACGGCGAGCTGATCGCCGCGACAGGAGCACAAGCTCTCGCGACCCGGCTGTCAGGCCGGTGGAGCCCATCATGATCGACGCGACGGGCCTGGCGGCACTGTTCTCCTCGGCGGCTGTCTGGACGCTGCTGACCCCGTCCCGCACCGCCCAGCGCCTTGACCGCCTGTTCGCTCCCACGCGACCACCGGCGACGACCAAGTTCACGACCTTGATCGAGGATTTCAAGGAGCGCAGGAGCCGCCCCCACCGGTGGCGCACCGCGGTGATCGAACTCTGCGACGGCATGGCGGCCGAGCTCGCCGCCGGCCGTACACCACACGAAGCCTTCAGGAACTCCGCAACCGTCCTCGACCCGTACATATCCACAACACTTCTCAAGACCCCGCGATCCCCACCAGAAGCGGAAATCCCCTCCTACCTGGATGCCCTTGCTGGAACGCCAGGCGCTGAAGGGCTCCGCCTCCTGGCGGCCTGCTGGCGCATCGGCTCCGAACGCGGCGGCACCTTGGCCACCGTCCTGGACGGACTGGCCGCCGCTCTCCGCGACGAGGAGGCCCAGCGCCAAGATGTGGCCGTCCAACTGGCCGGTCCGCGCGCCACCGCACGGCTCCTGGCAGCCCTGCCTCTAGTGGGAGTCGCAATGGCCGCTGCTCTCGGCGCGCATCCGGTGGCCTTCCTCTGCGGCTCCCTCCCCGGCCTGGCCTGCTTGATCGCAGGCGTAGGGCTCAACGCGACGGGCCTCTGGTGGACCCGCCACCTCGCCAGATCGGCCGAAGCTCCCACCCATCCTCAACGAAGGCGAAGCACATGCAGCCAGTCCTGCCCCCAACCCTGGGCCACAGACCACAATCCCAACCCGCTGACCGCCCCATGAGAGAGCGCACCCACGAGACGTGTCCTGTGGTCGAGTGTCCGCCGCCATGTTCGTTGATTCAGCCTGCTGACCGCCCTCCATAGCGAGCGCACCGACGAAACCGGTCCTGTGGCCGAGTGTCTGCCGCCGAGTTCGTCAATCCACCTACTGACCGCCCTCGACAGAGGACGCAGCCGCAGACTTGTCGTGTGTCCGAGTCCGCGCCGTCGAACTCGTCAACTTCCACCTGTTGACCGGCCCCCATAGGGAGCGCGCCGACGATACGTGTCTGTGGCTGAGTGCGCGCCGCCGAGTTCGTCAACCCCAACCTGTTGTACCGCCTTCCATAAAGGACGCACCCACAAGACGTGGCCTGTGACTGATTGTCTGCCGCCGAGGTCGTCGATCCGACCCGCTGACCGCCCTCTGTGGAGAGCAAAGCCGCAAGGCGTGGCCTGTGATCGAGTATCCGCTACCGAGTTCGTCAATCCACCTGCTGACCGCCGTTGAGAGGACGCACCACAAGACTTGTTGTGTGGCCGAGTGTCCGCCGCCGAGTGCCTCGGTGTGAAAGGAGGTGCACTCAATGCGAGCTGGGGCTGCCCATGAACCCGCTAGCTTCCAGATCCTCGAACCCGATCTCCCGATCGCGCGACGCACGTCGACACCCGCCTCATGAACTAGCAACGATCTACGGCTTCGTAGGTCTGGTTGGGGGCGGTGGGCGTGTAACTCAACGTCTTCCTGGCGCTGGACGGACGGGGAGCTGCCGCTGCGGGTAGCGGCGGCCGTGACCCTCATGATGGTGGGCGACGCCGAGGCGCTGCGCCGGCTGATCGGCGGCGACGGCCGGGGAGGCGCCAGATGGGGAAGGTGAGGACGCGCCCGGCCGACCCGCGGGACCTGCGCCCCGGACGATGGCCGAGATGCCACGCCCGTCTCATAGCTGCCTTTGCAGGAGCAGAGCAGCATGTGAGTCCTTCGCCAGGACCCGAATAGCCCCTCAGGGCGCTCACTAGCCATGTCCCACGACTCGCGATGTGCAAGCTCAGCAGCATGCCTGAGGAGCGTAGGCATATGGGACGCCTGAGGATGTGGACTTACCGGTACGCGACAACCTCCGGGATTGGTGGGTGTCTTGGTAAGGCCCGGTGTGCGTGGCACCTCCGGAAACGAGTGGGGTGAGCCTCTTCGGCGAACTGGGTCACGCCGGGGCGGCCAGAGGAGACGAGGTAACGGATGACCGTCGTGCCCCGGGTCTGGGCGGTTGTTCATTGAAGATCGCGTCCGCATAAGGCGCTTTAAGTCTCGAAATCTGGAGGTGTGATGGCAATGCTCGGAACGGTCCTGTGTGCCGCTGTGGCGGGCTTCCTCTTGCCGAAGGGAACCGGTGCCGCAACGCGACGGCTGGCCGGTGCGATACCTCGGGCGTCGCCTAGACATGCGGTTTCGCGAGGACCGCTCGGACGGTGGCGGGGCGCACCGCAAACCCGGTGCAGTGGACCTTGTGAAGGACGGCCCCAAGCGTGCAGGCGCGGAGAAGAGAGTCAAGGGCGGCGACCTGGAGGGGGCAGCGGGGACGCTACCAACCAGGTAGGACGAACCGGTGGTGGCAGCAGGGGCGGTGGATGGTGGGTTGCCGCCTCTGGTGCCAGAGAGGAAGGCTTGGTCGGCGACGTAGGCGCCGTGGCTGAGCGACGTGACCGTCTGATGCGGCGCGGCGCATCGGGTGCGGCGGGTCTGCTGTGCGCTGTCGTGCTGGGCGGCCTGCTCGGGGTCGTGACCGGTGGCCTGGTCGCAATGGCGGTCTGGCATTCGTTCAGTCGGCTGGGAAGTGCTGAACGTAAGCGGGAACAGGCGCGGCTCGTCGCCGATCTGCCTGTGGCGGTGGACCTCCTCGCCGCCTGCCTGCGAGGGGGAACGCCTTGGCATGACGCGGTAGAGGCGGTCGCAGACGCCGTCGGCGGTCCGCTCGGGGACGCACTACGTGGCGTCGCCGTTCAGATCCGGCTCGGTGCTGATCCCGCTGACGCGTGGCTGGTGTTGGCGAAGGATCCGGTGCTTGCGCCCCTGGCGCGTGCCGCGGTCCGCGGAGTGTCCAGCGGTGCCGCGCTGGCCCCGTCTCTCAGTCGTCTCGCCCGTGACCAGCGGAGAATTGCGCGGACGACTGCCGCTGCACGGGCCCGCGCAGCTGGCATACGCGCGCTCGCTCCGTTGGGCCTGTGTTTCCTACCGGCTTTCGTGCTCCTCGGAGTGGTGCCGGCGATCGCCGGTATCGCCTCGACGATCCTCATCCCCTAGCGCGGCGATGATGGCGTCGCCCTGCACGACGAAGAACAGGCAGGACGAGGGGACTGTGTCGGGCTCCGACGCCTCGATTCAGGGTTATCCACAGAACGCCGTTCGGCTGTTGCTCGGGGGCGCGTCATCGCAGGCTTGCAGTAGACGCGTTGAGGCGTCCTGGCCAAGCAACAGAGGAGGCGTCATGCGGGTGATGGATGCGGTGGTGCGGCGATGGCGCGAAACGGACAGAGAAGAAGGAATGTCGACGGCGGAGTACGCCGTCGGCACCATCGCCGCGGCGGCCTTCGCCGGTCTGCTTTTCAAGATCGTCACGAGTTCGGAGGTGAAGACCTTGCTGACGGGAGTGATCAAGAGAGCGCTCCAGCTCGCAGGCTGAGCGATCGGGCGGAACGCGAACGTGGGATGGCGACGGTCGAGATAGCCGTGGCCCTACCCAGTCTGGTTCTGATCACGGCCCTGGCGCTCTGGGGGGTGACGGTCGCGTCTGTCCAACTCACATGCACGGATGCCGCCCGGACCGGGGCGCGTGCAGCTGCGCGAGGAGAATCCCTATCGGCTGTGCGTGACACGGTCGCCCGGGCACTCCCCGCCGGGGCCATGGTGAAGGTGCGGCGCGATGCGGCGGCGGTGCGGGTCGATATCTCCGCTGAGGTTCAGGCACCAGCGGCGGCTGGACTTCCTCCGCTGGTCGTCCAGGCCCACGCGGTCGCCGTGACCGAGCCGGGCGTCGGAGATGAAGGCTGACAGCCGCGTCTTCGGCGGTGGCCAACCGCCGAAGACGCGGCGTCCGCAGAGCGACCCGGGAGATGGGAGCTTGCTCGCTCCTTGTCGGCAGGTTGTCGTTGCTCTGAGCATTCGCTGACGACCTCTGCAGCTGCGGCTCGGCAGGAGCCGGAGGGCGGAATCGGCAGGAGCCGGAGGGCGGAATCGGCAGGAGCTGGAGGGAAGAATCGGCAGGAGTCGGAGGGAGAAAGGAAGTAGTAGCGGGTGATGCCGGCGGTCGTGAGACGGCGTGTGGGATATCGGCCGACGTGGGCTGTCTTGCCTAGGCTTCCGCGACCTTGGCCAGCCCACCGGGCTCACCGCGCATCCGGTGGCCACCGGCCCGTGGGCGGCACCCTCATGACGACCTGCCGCTGGCGCGGTCCCACAACTATTCCGAGCGGCTCGCCGACCGGGGCGTCGGTGAGCAGTGGCCCGGACCGCTGCGCTGGGCGATAACCGGTTCATGCGCCAGCGCGCCTGGCCGCTCTGAAGTGGGGGTCGGTGATGGTCGTTGACGTGGCCGGACATCGCAGGGCCGGTTCTTGTGCTGGGGCGGCCCGGGGACGGACGCCAACCGTGGCCGATGTGAAGGGAATCAACTGAAGCGTTGAGGAGGGCAGGATGCGGAAGTGGCTGCGGATCGGGGAGCGGGATCGAGGATCCGGGACGCTGTGGGTGGTGGCCTTCACTTCGATCATCTGGCTGGGCGGAGTGACCGCCATGGCCGTTGGCGGAGTGCGGACGGCCCGGCATCGAGGGGACGCCGCGGCTGATCTCGCGGCACTGGCCGGGGCGGCGCGGGTGTCGAACGGTGCGGGGGCGGCGTGTGCGAGTGCCCGGAGCATCGCGGCCGAGTCCGGGGCTCGTGTGACGCGGTGCGCCGTCGAGGGGCCGGTCGTGGACGTCTCGGTGACGATGACGGCGAGAGTGCCCTTGGGGATCGATGCGTTATGTGTCGTATCCCGAGCCAGGGCTGGTCCCGTCGGGCTGGAGGGCGTAGCCTGACGCGGCACCACTCGTTGCACCGGATGTCAATAGGTCGGGAGGGGGTGTGGGCAGCGCGGATGCGGCGGCCTGAAGCTGCTTTGTCATCGAGCTGTGACTTTTGCTACCGGGGAGTACGTTACGCTTCCCTAGGCCCGCAGTTACCACTCGGCTCGCCGACCGCAACGGCCCCCTCACCTTCGGAATGGTCCACGCTGGGACCCGGTGGGACAAAGCGGGAGCGGCTGTCGGCACGCTGGTCGATGAAGGGAATGAGGACGTGACGATCATTCGCAGGATCGGTGCAGTCGCCCTCGCGACTCCCCTTGCGATGAGCTTCCCGGTTCTCGCCGCGCCGCCCACGCAGGCAGCCTCGACCGGAGTCCTCGCCCCCGCAGAGGGAACGGTCATCACCAGCGGCTCGACGGTGACGGCCAAGGCCCACTTCGACCTCGCGCTCAAGATGCAGTTGGGCGTCGAGGCTCCGGGGACCGGCTACAGGGTTCTCCGCGAGCGGAGTTGGTCGGGTGACATGTCCGCACCGATCGACCTTCCCAGGAACGGTAGCTACAGGGTCTATCTAAAAGGCGCGCTGACCAAGCAGGTCTACGACTCCAGCAACTTCACCGTTCGCATCCCGCCCGCCGCTCCCAGCGGGGTGTCCGCGCGGGTGTCCAGCAGCAAGCTGCTCGTAAAGTGGAATCTCGGTTCCGAGGTGGACCTGAACGGCTATGCGCTGTCGGGGTCCGGCGTCAGCTCCAAGTCGGGTTCGGTCGGTTCCCTCTGCTCGGGGTCGAACTGTTCCGCCAGCCTCTCGCTGACCCGGAAGAGTGGTCCCGTCTCAGTGGGAGTCCGAGCGAGACGCTCAACCGGGAACGGCGGTTCGGTGTACTCAGGCACCGTCTCGGCGAGTGCGATCGTGAGCGGCAGCAGCACCGGCTCGCAGCCGTCCGGCTCCGCACCGTCGGTTCCCGGCGGTGCCATGGCGCCCAGCGGCAGTGCTCCGCTGACCCCGTTCAATGATCGGTCGCCGGTGACGTTGCCGTCGGTCCAGCCCGATGGCGCTACCCCCGGATTCACCTACCCCACGCCGCAGATCGCCGGTTCGCCCAAGGCACAGAACGTCGCCGCGACCGATCGGCTGCAATGGGGCAAGAGCGTCGGCATCGCACTCGTCCTGCTGATCGTCGCGGCGCACCTCGGCACCTGGACACGGCAACTGCGCGTCTCACAGTCGGGGACGAGCAGCCTCGGCATGGCCGCACGCATCGCACGCGGCGGAACCGGCCGCAAGCGTGTCAGCACGGCGCGCCAGAAGATCGCACGCGCCGAGGCCATCGCCAAGACGGCCCCGGTCAAGCCGGTCGACACCCAGCCTCCCGCGTCCAAGCCCAGCGGTAAGGCCGCACGCCGACCCGCGACCCTCGGCAAGAGTTCCAGTCGCGTCAGCAGTTCACGGGGCGTTGGCCGTTCCGGTGGCGTCAGCGTGCGTATCGCCGCGCCCGCTTCGGGAAAGCCGACCTCCGGCCGTCAGCACACGGACAGCAGCCGACGCCATAAGTGATCTCACCAGCCAGCTGCACTGGCGCGGCCCTCTGTCGGTACGTCTAAGCGACGTTTCACAGCCCAGGCCCGGTAACAGTGCTCGCCTGGCGGCTTGTGCCATAACGGTGTGGGCAGCCGGGCGGGTGGTGGTTCTGTGGTGGGGAGATAGATGATCCATGCGGGCGGGGTGTGCTCGCTGGGCGGTGGGGCTCGTGTTTCCCCACGCTTCCTTTTGCGCTGCGCATTCGCCCCGGGCGCGTGCGGCCGCCAGCCGCGTCCGGTTTCGTTGAAATGGATGGCTGGGTGGAGGCGGGATCACCGTTGGTGATGATGCTCGGCGTTTCTGGGGGCGGATCGCTGTGCATTGGCTCTGATGATCGGTGCTTTTGGAGGCGGTGACGGGGCGTGAGGTGCGGGTTGGTGGGGTAGCGGCTGCTATGTCCACGGTCTAGGCTGCCTTGCCAGTCGGATCCCCCGTCGTCCGGCAATGGGAGAGGAGAGCCTCCACATGATCTTCCTGGGGTTGGTCATCGCGCTCGCCGCCGTGGTGGTGGGGGCGGCCGTGGTTATGGACAACACGGACGGAACGCAGCTGGCGGTGTTCGGGGACAGCGTGCCGGGGGTCACCGCGCAGTGGCATGTCTTCATGGCCGGTGCCGTAGTGGCCATCGTCTTCATGGCGGGGACCGCGGTGGCGGCGCTCGGATTCAAGCGGGCGATGGGCATGCGCCGGGAGTTGCGGGACCTGCGCGACGAGCACGAGGAGTCGCTGCAGACGCTGGAGCTGGAGAGGCGCAAGCTCCAGCAGGCGCTCGCGCAGGCGCGGCGCGGGCTTGAGGAGCCGACGGTTCCGGCTCAGCGGGTGCCCCAGGGCTAGGGGGCCTCGGCCAGGAGGACGGCCAGGAGGTCCAAGGCGCCCTGCTTGTCCAGAGGGTCGTTGCCGTTGCCGCACTTGGGTGACTGTATGCAGGACGGGCAGCCCGACTCGCATTCGCACGAGGCGATGGCGTCGCGGGTTGCGTGGAGCCATTCGGACGCGTCGCCGTAGCCGCGTTCGGCGAAACCGGCGCCGCCTTCGTGGCCGTCGTAGACGAAGACGGTGAGCAGGCCGGTGTCGGGGTGGACGGCTGTGGAGACGCCGCCGATGTCCCAGCGGTCGCAGGTGGCGAAGAGGGGGAGCAGGCCGATCGCGGCGTGTTCGGCTGCGTGGGCGGCGCCGGCGAGGTCGAGGTCGTCCAAGGCGTCGATCTGGGATTCTGAGAGCGTCCACCACACCGCGCGGGTGCGGAGTGTGCGGGGCGGGAGGTCGAGGGGCTTCTCGCCGAGCATCTCGCCCGTCTGGAGGCGCCGCATTTGATAGGCGACCACCTGGCGTGTGACCTCGACCGTGCCGTAGCAGAGGGTGGCCTCGCCCCAGGAGGTGGAGCGCAGGCGTTCGGCGATGGCGATGTCGGTGACGTCGCGGGCGGTGGTCGAGTAGTCGGGTTCCGCGGATTCGACGAGGGCGACGGAGTCGTCCAGGTCGAGGGTCTGGACGACGAACGAGTCGCCCTGGTGGATGTAGACGGCGCCCTCGTGGACGGTGGTGTGGGCGGACGCCTCGTCCACGGTGCCGAGGAGCCGTCCGGTCAGGGCCTCGACCACCTGGATGGGGTCGCCGCCCGCGCCGCGGATGTCGGCCAGGTCGGCGGCCTTGTCGCGGCGCGTCCAGTACCAGCCCGCCGGACGGCGGCGCAGGAACCCGCGGCGGACGAGGTCGGGCAGGAGGCCGGCGGTCGCCGGGCCGAAGAGCTGGAGGTCGTCCTCGGTGAGGGGCATCTCGGACGCCGCGGAGCAAAGGTGGGGTTCGAGGACGTAGGGGTTGTCGGGGTCGAGGACGGTCGCCTCGACCGGCGTCCCGAAGATCGCCTCCGGGTGGTGGACGAGGAAGGTGTCGAGGGGGTCGTCGCGGGCGATGAGAACGGAGAGCGCGGCTTGCCCGGATCGTCCGGCACGTCCCGCCTGCTGCCAGAGGGACGCGCGGGTGCCGGGCCAGCCGCAGACGAGGACGGCGTCGAGGCCGGAGACGTCCACGCCTAGTTCGAGGGCGTTGGTGCTGGCCAGGCCGACGAGGGCGCGGGAGCGCAGGGCGGCTTCGAGGGCGCGGCGCTCCTCGGGGAGGTAACCGGCGCGGTAGGCGGCGACCTGGCCGGCCAGGTCCGGGGACACCTCGTGCAGCGCGCGTTTGGCGCCGAGCGCCACCGACTCCGCGCCGCGGCGGGACCGGACGAACGCGAGGGTCTGGACGCCCTCGACGACGAGGTCGGCGAGGAGGTCGCCCGCCTCGGCGGTGGCCGTCCGGCGGACGGGGGCGCCGCGCTCGCCGCGCAGCTCGGTGAGCGGCGGCTCCCAGAGGGCGAACGTGGCCGGGCCGCGCGGGGACGCGTCGTCGTCGACCGCGACCACGTCCAGGCCGGTGAGGCGGGACGCGGTCGCGGCGGGCTCGGACGTGGTCGCCGAGGCGAGGATGAAGGTCGGGTCGGCGTGGTAGCGGGCGCAGATCCGGCGCAGGCGGCGCAGGACGTGCGCGACGTGCGAGCCGAAGACGCCCCGGTATCCGTGCGCCTCGTCGATGATCACGTAACGGAGGCGCCGCAGGAAGGAGGACCAGCGTGCGTGGGCGGGCAGGATCGACCGGTGCAGCATGTCCGGATTCGTGAGGACGTAGTTGGCGTGCTGGCGGACCCAGGTCCGCTCGTCCCGGGGGGTGTCACCGTCGTAGGTCGCCGCGCGCACGCGGGTGAGGCGGAGGCCGCGGAGGGCACGGAGCTGGTCCGCGGCCAGGGCCTTGGTGGGCGACAGGTAGAGGATCGTCCCCTCGCGGTGGTGATTCTCGTCCCCGGCGTAGATGGCGGCGACGGAAGGCAGCAGGTAGGCAAGGGATTTACCGGATGCGGTCCCTGTGGCGATGATCACAGAGCGTCCGGCCCGGGCGTGTTCGGCCGCGTCGGACTGGTGCTTCCACGGCGACTCGATGCCCTGGGCGGCCAGACGTTCCACGAGCAGCGGCGTCGACCAGTCGGGCCATGCCGCGCGACGGCCCTCACGTGCGGGAACGTCCTCGACGTGGGTGATGCGGTCGCGGCGCGTGGGGTCGGCGAGAAGCCTGGCGAGGGGGGTGCGGGATCTCTGGGCGGCCATCAGGTTTTCAGTTTGCCAGCCGGGGCAAAACTACGGGAACGCCCCGGCGCCGGAGGGCCCGTCCCCCCTGCCCTGACCCATTAGATCAGCAGGTCAGACGGGATGGCGCGAACTTTCGCCCGAGTGGGCGATAACGTGCGTGTACGGCGCCGGAGCGTGGTTGAATCACGGCTAAGTCTCGCTGACCGAACGCCGCTCCGGCTCGGAATGGCGAGATCAGATTGTGCTGCACGGCGCTGGAGGATTTGTGGACCTGAAGGTGAACGACTACACCACTGACGATGGCCTCACCGTCATCAACGTGGAGGGCGAGATCGACGTCTACACGGCGCCGAAGCTTCGCGAGAAGCTCATCGACCTGGTCAACAAGGGGAAGTTCCACCTGCTCGTGGACATGGAGAAGGTGGAGTTCCTCGACTCGACCGGCCTCGGCGTCCTGGTCGGCGGGCTCAAGCGGGTGCGCGCCCACGACGGCTCGCTGGAGCTCGTGTGCACCCAGGAGCGCATCCTCAAGATCTTCCGTATCACGGGACTGACCAAGGTCTTCGGCATTCACGACTCGATCGCCGATGCCGAGGAGAAGCGCAAGGGCGCCAAGTAGGCGGCCCCGGAAGCAGAAGATGGCGACCGTTGAACTGTCCTTCAGTGCGCTGCCCGTCCACGTGCGGACCGCCCGGCTGATCGTGACCGCCGTGGCCCGCCGCAGCGGCGTCGCCGAGGCGTTGCTCGACGAGGTCAGGCTGGCGGTCGGGGAGGCGTGCTCGCGCGCCGTCGAGGCGCACCGCCGGCACTGCCCGGACGAGCCCGTGCGG carries:
- a CDS encoding Rv3654c family TadE-like protein — translated: MRKWLRIGERDRGSGTLWVVAFTSIIWLGGVTAMAVGGVRTARHRGDAAADLAALAGAARVSNGAGAACASARSIAAESGARVTRCAVEGPVVDVSVTMTARVPLGIDALCVVSRARAGPVGLEGVA
- a CDS encoding STAS domain-containing protein, translated to MDLKVNDYTTDDGLTVINVEGEIDVYTAPKLREKLIDLVNKGKFHLLVDMEKVEFLDSTGLGVLVGGLKRVRAHDGSLELVCTQERILKIFRITGLTKVFGIHDSIADAEEKRKGAK
- a CDS encoding type II secretion system F family protein; translated protein: MIDATGLAALFSSAAVWTLLTPSRTAQRLDRLFAPTRPPATTKFTTLIEDFKERRSRPHRWRTAVIELCDGMAAELAAGRTPHEAFRNSATVLDPYISTTLLKTPRSPPEAEIPSYLDALAGTPGAEGLRLLAACWRIGSERGGTLATVLDGLAAALRDEEAQRQDVAVQLAGPRATARLLAALPLVGVAMAAALGAHPVAFLCGSLPGLACLIAGVGLNATGLWWTRHLARSAEAPTHPQRRRSTCSQSCPQPWATDHNPNPLTAP
- a CDS encoding DUF4244 domain-containing protein, whose amino-acid sequence is MRVMDAVVRRWRETDREEGMSTAEYAVGTIAAAAFAGLLFKIVTSSEVKTLLTGVIKRALQLAG
- a CDS encoding DEAD/DEAH box helicase codes for the protein MAAQRSRTPLARLLADPTRRDRITHVEDVPAREGRRAAWPDWSTPLLVERLAAQGIESPWKHQSDAAEHARAGRSVIIATGTASGKSLAYLLPSVAAIYAGDENHHREGTILYLSPTKALAADQLRALRGLRLTRVRAATYDGDTPRDERTWVRQHANYVLTNPDMLHRSILPAHARWSSFLRRLRYVIIDEAHGYRGVFGSHVAHVLRRLRRICARYHADPTFILASATTSEPAATASRLTGLDVVAVDDDASPRGPATFALWEPPLTELRGERGAPVRRTATAEAGDLLADLVVEGVQTLAFVRSRRGAESVALGAKRALHEVSPDLAGQVAAYRAGYLPEERRALEAALRSRALVGLASTNALELGVDVSGLDAVLVCGWPGTRASLWQQAGRAGRSGQAALSVLIARDDPLDTFLVHHPEAIFGTPVEATVLDPDNPYVLEPHLCSAASEMPLTEDDLQLFGPATAGLLPDLVRRGFLRRRPAGWYWTRRDKAADLADIRGAGGDPIQVVEALTGRLLGTVDEASAHTTVHEGAVYIHQGDSFVVQTLDLDDSVALVESAEPDYSTTARDVTDIAIAERLRSTSWGEATLCYGTVEVTRQVVAYQMRRLQTGEMLGEKPLDLPPRTLRTRAVWWTLSESQIDALDDLDLAGAAHAAEHAAIGLLPLFATCDRWDIGGVSTAVHPDTGLLTVFVYDGHEGGAGFAERGYGDASEWLHATRDAIASCECESGCPSCIQSPKCGNGNDPLDKQGALDLLAVLLAEAP
- a CDS encoding type II secretion system F family protein translates to MVGDVGAVAERRDRLMRRGASGAAGLLCAVVLGGLLGVVTGGLVAMAVWHSFSRLGSAERKREQARLVADLPVAVDLLAACLRGGTPWHDAVEAVADAVGGPLGDALRGVAVQIRLGADPADAWLVLAKDPVLAPLARAAVRGVSSGAALAPSLSRLARDQRRIARTTAAARARAAGIRALAPLGLCFLPAFVLLGVVPAIAGIASTILIP
- a CDS encoding TadA family conjugal transfer-associated ATPase; this encodes MTKLSDAVRGRLADKGDEPTAGRVAAALRAEERLLGDREILSLTDELRAEFVGAGPLEPLLRSPDVTDVLVNGPHEVWVDAGAGLVRTSLRFQDEATLRRLAQRLTAAAGRRLDDASPYADARLPGGVRLHAVLPPVAASGTCLSLRLPRRRAFTLDELIRTGTVPPEGATLLSALIETRAAFLITGGTGTGKTTLLSSLLSLADPAERLLLVEDSAELRPDHPHVVRLEARPPNVEGAGGVTLNDLVRQALRMRPDRLVVGEVRGQEVVVLLQALNTGHEGGCGTLHANTAADVPARLEALACAAGLSREAVHSQLAAALDIVVHLVREPAGGRRRVAEICLLRRAADGLVGVVPAVTFTANGELIAATGAQALATRLSGRWSPS
- a CDS encoding TadE family type IV pilus minor pilin → MATVEIAVALPSLVLITALALWGVTVASVQLTCTDAARTGARAAARGESLSAVRDTVARALPAGAMVKVRRDAAAVRVDISAEVQAPAAAGLPPLVVQAHAVAVTEPGVGDEG